The uncultured Sunxiuqinia sp. genomic sequence CTTTAAAATACAGGGTATTAACTTTATATTCGTATAAGGATAGTTCACTGTATTGTCGGGTTTTTAAGCGGCTTATCCGTTTAAAATTTATTTTTTCTTTTTGCCCGTATAATATTTTAAACGGTTCGTTGATTCAAAATTTCCTTTAAAACTAATTATTTATTTTGAATTTATGTAAAATGTTCTCCCTGCTCATTCATTGAAAATCAGAAAGCTCGCGAAATAAAAGACTTGACTTTGTCATTTTTTTTCCCGAACTTCGCTTCAGTCGTTGCAGACGTTACTTACGTCAAGAAGCCAGCTTCAACGGTAACCGACCGTTACAACGACTGGGACAAATGCCTAAACCGGCATTTTTTTCTGTTTTCAATTCCTTCCCTAAGAACATTTTTAGCTTAAAAATCCCGTAATCGTGGCTTTTTTTGCTTCCTGGGTTCAATATGAACCATAACTAGTGTGTATCAACACCAGTGTTGTTATATTTCTTATATCAATTTTTGAGGTGTTGTTATACCCCCAATTTTAGAGGTATAACAACACCTATTATGTTGAGTCGTTAAAAATGTCATCAAACCGGCTTCTTCATGTTTTCCCAATCCAATCATCCTGATACTTGACCAATCTCTCTGCTTATTTCAATCTGCGGTAAGCATTTTGAAAAAGGATGCGATCATTAGTTTATTTTTTTCCGTTGCACAAGTTAACGAATTTTACAGTATAAATTATTTGAGCAGGCAGATTTTCGCGAGCTTGATTGGTTTAGTTGACCAGGTGCTCCTTATTGGGGGGAGATCTTGCTTATTGATGATGACGTGCCCCCAGTTCGGAGCAACGTTTTGTTTGATGATGATGATGATGTGCCCCCAGTTCGGGGCAATGTTTTGTTTATTGCTGAAGATGCAGCCCTTAGTTCGGGTAAGGTACTGCTTACTGTTGACGATATTGTCTTCCGGAAATAAATTCCCGGGTGGGGGGAAGGGCTGTGATCTAAGTGGTAAGTTTGTTCTAGTAATGTTTTCCAGCAAACTTCGTAAAAATATTCAGTTTTTTTTGCCTGAAATACCCATTGATTTTTATACTTTTAAATCCAGAAAATGCTAAAAGATTCATGTTTATAAACCAATTTGATAACTTCTGTTAAAGTTGGGTAAAGTTTATTTGAGTTGTTGTGAAAGTTATGTCGGTTTGATTGTTGTAGTAAATAGCGAACTTCAAATAGAAAATCTATGAATCACAAAAACACCCTTAGGGTTTTCAGCTACAAAATCGGTTTCATTCTTTTTATGCTAGTCTTTTTTGTTGGCTGTCAGTCCTTACAGCGGGTTGATCGCTCGGATACAGAATATGTAGAATCGATGCGAGCCCGGAAACTGAGTTGGTGTGGGTGTATCATCCGGCAGGCATTCAATGCGAGAAAGCATATTATAATAATATCACCGAGGCAGTCGATGATATGAGATCGCATGACATTGAGGTGTTCGACTCGTTTAAATTCAGTGTGATGGTCGCTACTGTTTGTGGAAATCCTTCCAGCGACCGGTTTGCAACTCAAATCAGATGGGGGGATCTCGATCGGGCCCGACGAGAGGGGTGGCAATTTCTGAAAGATGAGTCAATCATCAAAAACAATACACCGGTTTATTAGTTAAAATCAGGCGCTGGCGCTTTGAAATTTCACCAGATAATGATTTTGCATTTGTCAATACCCTGAAGATATTGGTTACACTCATTAATAAACAACGAAAATGGTTGGAACAGGAGCGTTTGTTGACTTAGAATGAATTTGCATGATCGTGTTGGGGATCTTAAGGTGGTATTCATTTTTTCGTTAATGGATTGCCAAGGGACTATGAAATACGAAGGACAACAATTGCACTAAAAGTGAACGGCTTGGCTATTCTTGCTTGGCCGAAGTTTGCAGTTTTTCATGGACTTCATTCATCGCTTGCTTATTATCTGCCAAAATAATGAGGGTGTCGTTGGGTTCAATGATTGTTGATCCGTTAGGAGTCAGGTATTCTTTGTTTCGGTTAATCATTGAAATCAGGGCGGTTCTTGGAAAGTGCAAGTCTACAATTTTTTTGCCGCTGGCAAAACCATCTTCAGGAATCGTGATCTCTTGCATAATTTTTTTAGCTTGTTCCGACAGGAAGTTGTCGAGTGCAGCCTCTGGTTTGATCGTTTCGGGCAATGACAGTTGTAGCCATTTGGCAACCAGATTGAGCGTAGTTCCCTGAAATAGTACCGACGTTAAGGAGATGAAAAAAACGATGTTGAAGATCATATCGGCTTTTTCAATTCCGGCAAGCAGCGGATAGGTTGCAAAAACAATTGGAACGGCTCCCCTTAGTCCGACCCAGGAAATGTAGAATCGCCTGCGGGGCTCCATCCTGAAGGGGAGTAGGGTAATCAGCACACTTATTGGTCGGGCAATCAATATCAAAAATAAAGAAATTACCAGTCCGATACCGATGACCGGAAGAATGTGCGATGGGAAAACCAGTAGTCCCAAGGTGAGGAAAAGCACAATCTGCATCAGCCACGCCAGGCTATCAAACATTTTAATGATGGTTCTCTTGTGGATGAAGTCGTGGTTGGCCAGGTAAACGGCACAAATGTAAATGGCCAGAAAACCATTTCCCCCAATAAAATCAGAAGCCGAGAATGTAATAAACATCAGGGCAATGGCCAACACCGGATAGATTCCTTCGTACGTTAATTGAATCTTATTGATTGTAAATTTCGACAGCTTTCCAAAAACAAAGCCAGCCAAAGCTCCCAACACCATTTGTTTGAGAAAGACGGGAATAATAGAAGCCAAGCTTAGTTCGGGATTGACAACCAAAGCTAAAAAAGCGATGGTTAGTACGTAAGCCATTGGGTCGTTACTTCCGCTTTCGAGCTCCAGCGTGGGTCTTAATTGGCTTTTTAGTGCAAGATTTTTTGAGCGCAGTATCGAAAATACGGCAGCTGCGTCGGTTGATGAAACAATAGCTCCAAGAAGCAATCCTTCATATATGGTGAAGTCGGTGATCAGCCAGACGAAAGTTCCCAGTGAAACAGCGGTAAGTAAAACGCCCAGCGTGGAGAGCGAGAGCCCTTGCCACAAAACAGGTTTGATGGCTTTCCAATTCGTATCCAATCCGCCTGAAAATAGGATGAAATTCAGTGAAACAACACCAATAAACTGGGCGAGCCTGGGGTTATCGAAGTAGATTTTGCCAATTCCTTCCGAACCAGCCAAAATTCCTACAAACAAAAACAGAACGAGGGTAGGAATTCCAAAACGGTAGGAGGTTTTTCCAATCAGAATGCTGATTAGAAGTAGTAGCGATCCGACCAGTAGTATATTTTCGATGGTGATGTTCATTCAGTAAATAGCTTTGTTTTATTGCTAAACACAAAGATGCCGTTTTAGTTGGATGCGTTGTGACGGGTTCGGTTAAATTTTGTGTTTTTTCATTCATGTCACACGAGATAGGACTCAAATAGCGGGTAAGAAATGGAATGCCGTCAGTCGTTTTGAGCCGAAATCCCCGGCCTGCCAATTGTCTCCGCTGGCACTAAGAAGAGGGACAGTGGAAGTTGCTCGCGGGCCGGGCTGTTTTGCCAGCGGTATGCTGTTTCTATTTCTGTCATTTTATGGCTTTTAATGAGTAAGTCATCGGTATTTTATTTTCCAATCCTTTAATTTTAAATTTCTGGTCGTCGGTCTTTACGGTGTTCTCAAAACAATCATACGGTGAATAATTGTATTCTCTGAAATCTGTAATTTTTAATCCTGTTTTTATAACTGAATTGATGACCGTACTCAATCCATGATTCCAACTAACTGATTTGTCTTTAATCCTGGCGTTTTTGTCCGTATAGGTTCCTTCTAATTCTTCAATTATGGGATCAGAATCCATATAGTCAAATTCAATTTTTTTAAAGTCGTAGCTAAACATCCACACAATCGGATGAAACTCAACCAGTATAAATTCTCCCTTCGGTTTCAAAAAATGATCGATGACTTTTGCCCACTCTTTCATGTCTGGCAACCAACCAATCACTCCGTAAGATGTATATACAAGATCAAATTTTTCGTCCAGAACCTCTGGAAGTTTGTAAACATCAGATTGAATGAATTTTGCATTTGTTCCTACTTGATCATTAAGTTGTTGAGCTTTTTCAATTGCTTTTTCCGAGAAATCAACTCCTGTCGCGAATGCCCCGTGCCTTGAAAGAGAAATTGTGTCTTGTCCGAAGTGACATTGTAAATGTAAAATCTTTTTGCCTTTAATATTTCCAAGCAGTTCAAGTTCAATTTGATTTAACGAGTCTTTTCCTCTGATAAAGGAATCCACATCATAAAATTCAGAATCGTAATGAATTTCTGTTTTATGATTCCAAAGTCGTTTATTGATGTCGATATAATTTAAGTCCATTTAATTGTTGATTTTGTGTTTGTTAGCAATTGCCAAAACTTTAAAATTAAAATATATTATTTAAATCTTGACTCCCGATAATCGCCATAATCTCTATTTGTTATCCCAAATTTAGAGCGATGACAACAGCTATATTTGTACACGCTCAACTCCCGAATTTACAAAAAAATAGATCCTGTAGCGATTACTTGTTGAAAACTTACGATAAATAATGATGAGCATTTGTGCGAAGCGATTTGGACAATAAGTGGACTTGCTCGCTGGACATCTGATCTTGAACCAGCGACACTTGGCATTCTTAAATAGCAGCTAGTTCCTTATTTGTTAAATGAACCTTCTTGTTTAAAAACTTTTTAAGGAGCATTGCAGGATTTGTTTATCTTTGCCCCATCCAAAAAACAGATTCATGCAAGAGAAAATTTTAATCCTCGATTTTGGTTCGCAGTACACCCAATTAATCGGCCGGAGAGTACGCGAGCTCAACATCTATTGTGAGATTTATCCTTACAACAAATACCCTGAGATTGATGAAAGTGTGAAAGGAGTGATCTTGAGTGGAAGCCCTTTTTCTGTACGCGATGAGAAAGGACCGAAACCCGATCTTTCGAAAATAAAAGGAAAAGTGCCTTTGTTGGGCGTTTGTTATGGCGCACAGTATATGGTTCATTATTTTGGTGGCGAAGTACAACCTTCCAACTCACGCGAGTATGGTCGAGCCAATCTAGGTTTTATCGATTCGAAAAATGATCTGTTTAAAGAGGTAACTTTAGGAAGCCAGGTTTGGATGTCGCATGGCGATACCATTGAATATTTACCCGAATCGTATAAAATTATTGCATCGACAGGCGATGTGAAAAATGCCGCTTATAAAATTGACGGCGAAACAACTTATGGTATTCAGTTTCACCCCGAAGTGTACCATACCACCGAAGGAAAACAAATGCTACAAAATTTTGCGGTCGATATTTGCGGATGTAAGCAGGACTGGACTCCTGATTCGTTTATTGAAACTACGGTTGCTCAGCTGAAAGAAAAACTGGGGAATGATAAAGTGGTTTTGGGATTGTCGGGAGGAGTAGATTCGACCGTTGCCGGAGTGTTGTTGCATCAGGCAATTGGTAAAAATTTGACCTGTATTTTTGTGGATAACGGTTTGTTGCGTAAAGATGAATTTGAATCGGTTTTGGATTCGTACAAAGATATGGGGCTGAACGTGATTGGTGTTGATGCCAAACAAAAATTTTGGGACGACCTGGAAGGAATTACTGATCCGGAAGGAAAACGCAAAGTGATTGGCCGCGACTTTATTGAAGTATTCGATGTTGAAGCACACAAAATAAAAGATGTGAAGTGGCTGGCACAAGGAACGATTTATCCTGATGTGATTGAATCGGTGTCGGTGAATGGCCCTTCGGCAACCATTAAATCGCACCACAACGTAGGTGGCTTACCCGAGAAAATGCACCTGAAAGTGGTTGAGCCGCTTAACTTACTTTTTAAAGACGAGGTTCGCCGTGTTGGAAAAGCGTTGGACATTCGAAAAGAATTGTTGGGACGTCATCCGTTTCCCGGTCCGGGATTGGGAATTCGTATTTTAAGTGATGTAACTCCTGAAAAAGTCCGCATGCTTCAAGAAGCCGATGCCATTTTTATCAACGGTTTACGCGAATGGAATTTGTACGACGATGTTTGGCAGGCAGGCGTAATGCTGTTGCCGGTTCAGTCGGTTGGAGTAATGGGCGATGAGCGCACCTACGAAAATGTGGTGGCGCTTCGGGCGGTAATGTCCACCGATGGGATGACAGCCGATTGGGTACATTTACCTTACGATTTTCTGGCCAAAACATCGAATGACATTATCAACAAAGTTCGCGGAATTAACCGGGTTGTTTACGATATCAGTTCTAAACCACCGGCAACCATCGAGTGGGAATAAAACGATATCAAATGATATAGATAAAAGCAGACTTTGGTCTGCTTTTTTGTTGAGTAGATTCAATTTTGAACATCCATTATTCATCACCTCTTCTTAATCTTTAACACTTATTAATTCGAAGATTTTGTTCTACGGGCGATAATCTTCTATCTTTAACGGTTCAAAATTCCTACGGTAATAAAACAAAGACAATAACAACGCGTTAATTGTCTGTAAACTAATAGCAGAATTTGATCGTTTGGGGAAAAGATAAAACAGCATGAAAGCAATAAAAATGATTAGAATTAGAAAAGCAATCGCATTGGGAATCATACTGGCATTAGGCCTGATTTCCGTAAATCATACCGCACAGGCACAAGATGTTCAAACCAACATGATGAAGTTTGGACGACTGCTGCAACTCGTACAAAGTTATTATGTCGACACAACTAATATTGATGAGTTAACAGAAAAAGCGGTGGTTGAGGTTTTGAAACAGCTGGATCCTCACTCGGTTTATATTTCGAAAGAAGAGGTCGAAAAAATGAACGAGCCCTTGAAAGGTAGCTTTGAGGGAGTGGGAATCTCATTCAGTATTTTTAAAGATACCTTGTTGGTTGTGTCAACGATTCCAGGCGGGCCTTCCGAAAAAGTCGGGCTTCAGGCCGGCGACCGTATTGTTGATATTGATGACAAAAATATAGCCGGTATTGGCTTGGAAAACAGCGATGTGTTTGATCTGCTTCGTGGTGACAAAGGCACGGAGGTAAATCTAAAAGTCCTTCGCCATAGTGAAGATGGTTTGTTGGATTTCCGTATTATCCGGGATAAAATTCCGATTCATAGTTTGGACGCTTCTTACATGATTAATGATGAAACCGGATATATTAAGTTGAATCGTTTTTCGGCAACCACAACCGAAGAATTTTCCACCGCGATTAAAGAGTTGGAGCAGAAGCCAAATTTTAAAAATATGGTACTCGATCTCCGTGGCAATGGTGGCGGCTATCTAAAAGCAGCTATTGAGTTGGCCGACCAGTTCTTGGGGGCGTTTAAAATGGTTGTTTATACGGAAGGTACCAACAACAAACGAAAAGAATATAAAGCATCGGCGCTAGGCGAGTTCGAGCAAGGCAAGCTGGTTGTGTTGATCGACGAAGGATCGGCTTCTGCCAGTGAAATTGTGTCGGGCGCAATTCAGGATTGGGATCGTGGAGTTGTAATCGGACGCCGTTCGTTCGGTAAAGGTTTGGTGCAGCAGCCTTTCTTTTTAAATGATGGGTCTATGGTTCGCTTAACCACAGCACATTATTACACGCCAAGCGGACGATGTATTCAGAAACCCTATGATGAAGGGGTAGAGGCCTATCGAAAAGACTATAAAAAGAGGTTCGAGACCGGTGAGTTTTTCTCAGCCGACAGCATTCATTTTGATGATGAGCTGATTTATGAAACCTTGAATAATAAACGGACTGTTTATGGCGGTGGTGGCGTTATGCCTGATATCTTCGTTCCAATGGATACGTCGGTTTACTATGGCTACTTCAACCAAATGGCACGTAAAAATATTATATACACTACCGCCTTGGATTACATGGACATAAATCGGGAAGAGTTTACCAAAAAGTACAGTTCGTTTGAGGTTTACAAAAAGAGTTTTGAAGTTGATGAAGAACTGGTGGATAAAATGATCGCCAAAGCGGATGAAGAAGGAATTGAAAAGAAAGAAGGCAGTGTTGAATTTGCCCGCCCGTTAATTCGTCAACACATTAAAGCATTAATTGCCCGCGATTTATTTGGCTTGAGCGAGTACTATCAGATTATGAATTCCGATAGCGATGTGATCAGGGAAGCGATTCGAGTTCTGGAAAATAGTACGGAGTACAATAATCTGTTGGTAGAGAAATAAGCTGATGGCCAATACTGTTTATGCTTGGCTGGCAACACACTATGTAGAAGTATTAGGAAGTGTGCTTGGTCTTGTCTACATTTTTCTATCCATTAAGCAGCACATTTTCACCTGGCCTGTTGGGTTGATAACCTCGGCTTTGTATGTGTATGTTTTTCTGGAATCAAAGTTTTATGCCGATATGCTCCTACAGGTGTATTATGTGGGGGTCAGCATTTATGGTTGGTATCATTGGTTGAAAGGAAATCCGAATTCAACCGGGCAGCTCAAGGTTATGCGCACTCCAAAAGAACTATACCTGCCATTAGTTTTAGTGACTACGGCTTTGTTTGCAATCTTTCTTTTTGGGTTGAAGTATTACACCGACTCACCTGTTCCTTATGGCGATTCACTAACAACGGCAATGAGTATTGTAGCTACCTGGATGCTCGCACGTAAATATATTGAACACTGGCTGATTTGGATTTTTGTTGATGCTTTTTCAGCTGTTTTATACGGCTTTAAAGACTTATGGCCAACGGTTATTTTGTTCGTTGTCTATACCGTGATGGCTGCTATGGGGTATCGGAGTTGGAAAAACGATTTAATAAAACAACATGGCTGAACAAATACGCGTGGTGTTGACGGGGCCTGAATCAACAGCAAAAAGTACATTAGCCAAAGAATTGGCCGCCTATTTCAAAGGAACCTTTTATCCTGAATATGCACGCGAATATTTCCGCGAACATTCAACCGAATATTCTTATGAAGATTTAGAATTAATCACCCGAAAGCAACTAGAGCAGTACCAGCATTCTGGGGAAAGTAAAACTAAAATAGTATTTTTTGATACCTGGTTGATTATTACGAAAATATGGTTTCAGTGGGTTTTTAAAAAGGAACCGGATTGGCTTGAGTCTGAAATTTCGAACCTCTCCATTGATTTATATCTGCTGTGTTTGCCTGATATTCCCTGGGAAGCTGATCCGCTGAGGGAGCATGGAGGTGAAGATCGCCTGAAGTTATTCCATGATTATAAACAGGAATTGGAGAACCGGAACCTTCGATATGTTGAAATTGGAGGAATAGGTGAGGAACGAATTCAAAATGCCATATGTGCTGTCCGCAATTTTGTTGAAACCTGATTTATATCAAGACTTTCCTTGTTTTTCAGCTAGAAAAGAAAGACTTTTGTGATGAAAAGACTACTGTTAAGATCGTTCATCCATTCCCATTCTGGATTAGAAATGTAGGCCGTAGGATATATTTACAACACTCAAAAATGTATTAGGGATGAAAATCGCAAAAGATATCACTCAACTGATTGCCAATACGCCAATGGTTGAGTTAAATAAGCTTACCAAGGATTGTCACGCACGGGTTTTTGCTAAACTGGAATCACAAAATCCGGGAGGGTCAGTAAAAGATCGTTTAGCCCTGGCAATGATTGAGCAAGCTGAAAGAGATGGAAAGATTACAGACTTGACAACTATAATAGAACCAACAAGTGGCAATACAGGAATTGGGCTGGCTATGGTATGCGCGGTAAAAGGGTATCAATTGAAAATTGTAATGCCCGAAAGTGTTTCGCTGGAACGCAGACTGGTCTTGAAAGCATACGGAGCAGAGTTGATTCTGACTTCAGCAAAAGGCGGTATGCGAGAAGCAATTGAGACAACGGAACGAATGGCACGTGAAACTGAAAACGCATTTATCCCCATGCAATTTGCCAATCCGGCCAATGTAGAGATGCACCGCCGGACAACAGCACATGAGATTTGGAATGATACCGAAGGAGAAGTGGATGTTTTTGTTGCCGGAGCAGGTACGGGAGGTACAATTACGGGTGTATCCGAAATATTGAAAAAGAAGAAGTCTTCGGTTCATTGTGTGGTTGTTGAACCTAGCAATTCAGCCGTTTTGTCCGGCAAATCTCCGGGATCACATAAAATTCAGGGAATTGGAGCCGGATTTATTCCTAAAGTCTTGAATACAGAGATTTACAATGAAATTTTCACGGTCTCAGATGATGTCGCTTTTGATACTGCGCGCGCTTTAGCTGAGCAAGAAGGTATATTTAGTGGAATTTCATCAGGAGCGAATGTGTATGCAGCACTTGAAATTGCAAAAAGAAAAGAAAACAAAGGGAAAAACATTGTTGTTATAGTTTGCGATACAGGAGAACGATATTTGAGTACCACACTTTTTAATCCAGAAAAAGATGCAATCTGATTTAAATATACTAGAGAGAATTAATAAAACCGTCGATCAGTTATCTGAGCCTCAAAGTTACGATCAGGTATGCCATGAACATCGTTTGGGCGAGCCTTTACCGTCAACTGAGAAGTTGGCACAGATTGTCAACATGCTTCGGGAAATTCTTTTTCCTGGCTATTTCGGAAATACAAGTTTGCGCCCGAATACCATTAAACATTACATGGGGGTATATGTCGACGAGCTTTTTGAGTTGCTTTCGGAGCAAATTTTGGCAGGCTTGTGCTTTACTTGCGAAAACCCGGAGGACGTAGATTTTCAGGAACGCAGTAGGTACGCTCAAAGTGTTGCAAGTGACTTTATTTCCTACTTGCCTGAAATTCGAAGAAAGCTGGTTGGTGACGTTGAAACCGCTTTTGTTGGTGACCCCGCTGCAAAAAATCCG encodes the following:
- the guaA gene encoding glutamine-hydrolyzing GMP synthase, with translation MQEKILILDFGSQYTQLIGRRVRELNIYCEIYPYNKYPEIDESVKGVILSGSPFSVRDEKGPKPDLSKIKGKVPLLGVCYGAQYMVHYFGGEVQPSNSREYGRANLGFIDSKNDLFKEVTLGSQVWMSHGDTIEYLPESYKIIASTGDVKNAAYKIDGETTYGIQFHPEVYHTTEGKQMLQNFAVDICGCKQDWTPDSFIETTVAQLKEKLGNDKVVLGLSGGVDSTVAGVLLHQAIGKNLTCIFVDNGLLRKDEFESVLDSYKDMGLNVIGVDAKQKFWDDLEGITDPEGKRKVIGRDFIEVFDVEAHKIKDVKWLAQGTIYPDVIESVSVNGPSATIKSHHNVGGLPEKMHLKVVEPLNLLFKDEVRRVGKALDIRKELLGRHPFPGPGLGIRILSDVTPEKVRMLQEADAIFINGLREWNLYDDVWQAGVMLLPVQSVGVMGDERTYENVVALRAVMSTDGMTADWVHLPYDFLAKTSNDIINKVRGINRVVYDISSKPPATIEWE
- a CDS encoding potassium/proton antiporter, with amino-acid sequence MNITIENILLVGSLLLLISILIGKTSYRFGIPTLVLFLFVGILAGSEGIGKIYFDNPRLAQFIGVVSLNFILFSGGLDTNWKAIKPVLWQGLSLSTLGVLLTAVSLGTFVWLITDFTIYEGLLLGAIVSSTDAAAVFSILRSKNLALKSQLRPTLELESGSNDPMAYVLTIAFLALVVNPELSLASIIPVFLKQMVLGALAGFVFGKLSKFTINKIQLTYEGIYPVLAIALMFITFSASDFIGGNGFLAIYICAVYLANHDFIHKRTIIKMFDSLAWLMQIVLFLTLGLLVFPSHILPVIGIGLVISLFLILIARPISVLITLLPFRMEPRRRFYISWVGLRGAVPIVFATYPLLAGIEKADMIFNIVFFISLTSVLFQGTTLNLVAKWLQLSLPETIKPEAALDNFLSEQAKKIMQEITIPEDGFASGKKIVDLHFPRTALISMINRNKEYLTPNGSTIIEPNDTLIILADNKQAMNEVHEKLQTSAKQE
- a CDS encoding ATP-binding protein is translated as MAEQIRVVLTGPESTAKSTLAKELAAYFKGTFYPEYAREYFREHSTEYSYEDLELITRKQLEQYQHSGESKTKIVFFDTWLIITKIWFQWVFKKEPDWLESEISNLSIDLYLLCLPDIPWEADPLREHGGEDRLKLFHDYKQELENRNLRYVEIGGIGEERIQNAICAVRNFVET
- the pnuC gene encoding nicotinamide riboside transporter PnuC codes for the protein MANTVYAWLATHYVEVLGSVLGLVYIFLSIKQHIFTWPVGLITSALYVYVFLESKFYADMLLQVYYVGVSIYGWYHWLKGNPNSTGQLKVMRTPKELYLPLVLVTTALFAIFLFGLKYYTDSPVPYGDSLTTAMSIVATWMLARKYIEHWLIWIFVDAFSAVLYGFKDLWPTVILFVVYTVMAAMGYRSWKNDLIKQHG
- a CDS encoding class I SAM-dependent methyltransferase — protein: MDLNYIDINKRLWNHKTEIHYDSEFYDVDSFIRGKDSLNQIELELLGNIKGKKILHLQCHFGQDTISLSRHGAFATGVDFSEKAIEKAQQLNDQVGTNAKFIQSDVYKLPEVLDEKFDLVYTSYGVIGWLPDMKEWAKVIDHFLKPKGEFILVEFHPIVWMFSYDFKKIEFDYMDSDPIIEELEGTYTDKNARIKDKSVSWNHGLSTVINSVIKTGLKITDFREYNYSPYDCFENTVKTDDQKFKIKGLENKIPMTYSLKAIK
- the cysK gene encoding cysteine synthase A produces the protein MKIAKDITQLIANTPMVELNKLTKDCHARVFAKLESQNPGGSVKDRLALAMIEQAERDGKITDLTTIIEPTSGNTGIGLAMVCAVKGYQLKIVMPESVSLERRLVLKAYGAELILTSAKGGMREAIETTERMARETENAFIPMQFANPANVEMHRRTTAHEIWNDTEGEVDVFVAGAGTGGTITGVSEILKKKKSSVHCVVVEPSNSAVLSGKSPGSHKIQGIGAGFIPKVLNTEIYNEIFTVSDDVAFDTARALAEQEGIFSGISSGANVYAALEIAKRKENKGKNIVVIVCDTGERYLSTTLFNPEKDAI
- a CDS encoding S41 family peptidase, producing MIRIRKAIALGIILALGLISVNHTAQAQDVQTNMMKFGRLLQLVQSYYVDTTNIDELTEKAVVEVLKQLDPHSVYISKEEVEKMNEPLKGSFEGVGISFSIFKDTLLVVSTIPGGPSEKVGLQAGDRIVDIDDKNIAGIGLENSDVFDLLRGDKGTEVNLKVLRHSEDGLLDFRIIRDKIPIHSLDASYMINDETGYIKLNRFSATTTEEFSTAIKELEQKPNFKNMVLDLRGNGGGYLKAAIELADQFLGAFKMVVYTEGTNNKRKEYKASALGEFEQGKLVVLIDEGSASASEIVSGAIQDWDRGVVIGRRSFGKGLVQQPFFLNDGSMVRLTTAHYYTPSGRCIQKPYDEGVEAYRKDYKKRFETGEFFSADSIHFDDELIYETLNNKRTVYGGGGVMPDIFVPMDTSVYYGYFNQMARKNIIYTTALDYMDINREEFTKKYSSFEVYKKSFEVDEELVDKMIAKADEEGIEKKEGSVEFARPLIRQHIKALIARDLFGLSEYYQIMNSDSDVIREAIRVLENSTEYNNLLVEK